The segment AATATGAACAAAACTAAAAAAAAGAATAGAAAAAAAGTTGATACAGTAAAGTCTGTAAACAATAGTATAAGAACTAGTGTTAGAAAACTTAATCCTATTTTAAAAAGTATTGTTGGTAAAAAAGTTGATGTTGCTATTAGAGACCTTCAGTTTTCTGCTAAAAGAATTTCAAAAGATATAAGAAAGACAATAAGCTCAGCTGTAGCAAATGCTGAAAATAACTTTCAGTACGATATCGATAATTTAGTAGTTAAAGAAGCTTATTGTGGCAAAAAGATTGTAATGAAAAGATTTAGACCAAGAGCTAAAGGAAGAGCAGCTCCTATATTAAAGCCATGGTCAACTGTAACTATAATATTATCAGAAGTTAAACAAATGGAGAGTCATGGGTCAAAAAGTTAATCCAGTAGGTTTCAGATTAGGTGTTAATAGAGGTTGGGACTCTGTTTGGTACGCAAAGAAAAAAGATTTTGGTAATTACCTAATAGAAGACTTTAAAATAAGAGAATACATCAAAAAAAATGTAATTAACTCAGGTGTTTCTAAAGTTATGATCGAAAGAACTTCTAATAAGTGTTATGTGACTATTTATACATCAAGACCAGGATTTGTCATTGGTAAGAAAGGTAGTGATATTGATAAAATTAAGAATAATCTGT is part of the Candidatus Pelagibacter sp. HTCC7211 genome and harbors:
- the rplV gene encoding 50S ribosomal protein L22 codes for the protein MNKTKKKNRKKVDTVKSVNNSIRTSVRKLNPILKSIVGKKVDVAIRDLQFSAKRISKDIRKTISSAVANAENNFQYDIDNLVVKEAYCGKKIVMKRFRPRAKGRAAPILKPWSTVTIILSEVKQMESHGSKS